The genome window TACCACTGGAGCAGCCGGAAGGCCTCCAGGACCGCATTGGAGACCTTCGCGCTGCCCAGAGGCAGGAAGTAGGCCACCAGGAACACCGCCACCAGCACGGCGAACTTTTTCCAGTCTTTCATGACGTTCTCCTTGCGCCTCCGAGTCTGTCGCGTGCGCGGACGGTCCTTCCGCCTCTCCCCCGGGCCCTGCCAAAGGCTGGCCCGCGCCTCCCGCCGCGCGGGCATCCTCGACGGCACGCGCGTTCTTGGCTCCTTGGTAATATAGCCAAGCGCCGACAATTCGTCAAGGGGTTTTTTCGGCGGGAGGCCCGTTTTCCTCCGCCCGCCGGCGAAACAGGCGCGCGCGGGACTATTGCGGACGGCCGGGCGCGGGGGTAGAGTGGTGGAACGGGCCAGGGGATCCTTTAAGAAAAGGAGAGAGGCGATGCGCGCGGCAATCGGGTGGATGGGTGTGGCGGCGATTTTGGCGGGGTTTCTGGCGGCCGCCGTGATGGCGGCGGAAGAGGGTCCGGCCCCCGAAGAAGGGGCGAAGGGCGGGACCGTGACGGGGATCCTCACGGCCAAGAGCAAAGAATGGATCGAGGTGAAGGCGGAGGGCGAGAAGGAATCGCAGCGGTATTTGCCTTTCTGGCACGGCGGCAACCCGGACCAAGGCGGCGGACTGGACGCGGCAATGCTGGAGACGATCGCGAAGATCCCGGTCTCGAATCTCGTGCGCCTCGAGTGGAAGATGGAAGAGCACCGCCGGATCGTGCGGATCGAAGTCGTGAAGCCCGCGGAGCCGAGCGGCGCCGTGACCGGCAAGGTGGTCGCGCTGGGCGATCAGTGGTTCGACCTGAAGCCGGAGGGCAAGGGTCCGACGGAACGGTACATGCCGGAGTGGCACGGTGGGGCACCGGCGGAGGGCGGCGGGCTCGATAAGGAAATGGTGTCGGCGATCGGGAAGTTGAAGGTGGGCGACACGGCGAAGGTCGCGTGGCGGTACGACGAACGGAAGCGTGTGGTGGGATTGGAGCGGATAGAGTCGGCGTCGGATGCGAAAGATTAGAAGTGGTTTCAAAACCTGGAGGGCACGGATTGCGAGCAATCCGTGGCACCCGGAAATAGGGGTTCCCGCCCGATTAGCGGGTGCCACCGTTTGCTTGCAAACGGTGCGTAATGGTTTTGAAACCACTTCCAGCCGCGACCCGGCAGCGCGCGCGGACGAACGGGGCTACGCGGCGGCGCGGGGGGAAAGGTTGCAACGGGGCGAGCGGGCGTTTAGGATAGGATTTTGAGGAAAGCCGAGCGCAGCGTCAGGTCGGGGTCTCGGAGCGGAGCGCGTGCCCATCGGACGAACCATCGCGAACGTCGGGCGGTACGTGGCGGACCAGGTCGAGGGTCTGGGGCGATTCGGCGTCTTCACGGGCCAGATGTTCCGTTGGCTGGTGACGGACGCGACGCGTTGGCGGCTCCTCCGGCCGCAACTCTACCAGGTGGGCGTGCGGAGTTTGCCGGTCGTCGTCATCACGGGGGCGTTCGTGGGGATGGTGCTGGCGGCGCAGTCGTATAAACAGTTCGAGGCGATCGGGCGGGCGTCGTGGTCGGGGGCGGTGATCAACGTCTCGGTGGTGAAGGAGTTGGGCCCGGTGCTGGCGGGGGTGATGCTGGCGGGGATGGTGGGCGGCGCGCTGGCGGCGGAACTGGGGACGATGAAGGTCACGGAGCAGATCGACGCCCTCAGGGCGCTGGGGGCCGACCCGATCAAGCACCTCGTGGTGCCTCGGTTCCTCGCGACGTTCCTGATGATCCCGTTCCTGACCGTGTACTGCGACTTCGTGGGCATCCTGGGGGGATACCTGGTGGCGTGGAGTTACGGGGTGGACACGCACGAGTACTGGATGCACTCGGCGGACGTGATCGAGAACTTCGACATATTTTCGGGTGTACTGAAGAGTACGTTCTTCGGGGCGGCGATCGCGCTGGTGTCGTGCTACAAGGGGTTCCAGAGCCGGCAGGGCGCGTACGGGGTGGGGATGGCGGCGCTGGAGGCGTTCGTCTCCTCCTTCGTGGCGATCCTGGTGCTGGACTTCTTCATCGTGCTCCTGTTGAACGGGGTGTATGACCTCGTCTGGGGCCGGGTTGGCGTGTTCCTGTGAGGACGGCCAAGGAGAATGTCGAACATCGAATGTCCAACCGCAGAATGACGAAGGGAAAGCGAAACGGCACAGCAGCCCACGGTTAGCCGCGACCCGACTTGTCCCGGCGTAGTCCCGGCGCGCCGGGACGAAGCCGGAAGGGGAGCGGGAGGCATTGCGGAATGCGGAGCGAAAACCAAAGCTCGCAGCAACACGGCGAGATCCCCGCCACGGCGGGCAAGCCTCGACTCCCCCGGCGCGCCGGGATCGCTCGGGATGACAACCGGCAAGCGGTGAGGTCGGAAGAGCCGGTCATCCGCCTGATGAACGTCTGGAAGGAGTTCGGGGACAATGAGGTGTTCCGGGACCTCGGGCTTGAGTTTCGGCGGGCGGCGACGACGGTGGTGCTGGGTCCGAGCGGGGTGGGAAAAAGCGTGATGCTGAAACTTATCCTGGGCCTCCTGAAACCGGACCGGGGCCGGATCTATATCGACGGGACGGACACGACGGACCTTTCGGAGCGGGACCTCGCGCCGATCCGGATGCGGTTCGGGATGGTGTTCCAGGGGGCGGCGCTGTTTGACTTCCTCCCGGTGCGGGAGAACGTGGCCTTCGCGCTCCGCGAGCACAAGCGTCTGAGGGAGGACGAGGTGGAGCGGATCGTGCGCGAAAAGTTGGCGATGGTGGACCTGGCGGGGACCGAAAACCTTTGGCCGGAGCAACTCTCCGGCGGGATGAAAAAGAGAGTGGGCCTGGCGCGGGCGCTGGCGATGGACCCGGAGGTGATCCTCTACGACGAGCCGACGACCGGCCTGGACCCGGTGACGGCCGACACGATCAACGAGATGATCCTGAAGTGCCAGCGGGAACTGAAGACGACGAGCATCGTCGTGACGCACGACATGGCGAGCGCGTACAAGGTGGGGGACCGCCTGGTGATGCTCCACGAAGGGCGGGTCATCGCGGACGGGACGCCGGACCAGATGCGGGCGAACGGCGACGCCCGGGTGCAGCGGTTCGTGCGCGGGGATGCGAGCCTGTCGGGCGGCCGAGGGAACGAGTAAGGAACGCAAGCAATGAACGACCGCAAACACATCGTGGTGGGCCTGTTCGTGCTGGGGGGCCTCGTGCTGATGGGGGTGCTGGTGATGTGGTTCGAGGGGATGACGCAGTTCGTGCGGGAGCGGTACGAGGTTCGCGGCCATTTGCCGAGCAGCATCGGCGTGCGGGCCGGAAAACGCGTCCACAAGGACGGGATGGAAGTGGGCGACGTGGTGGATGTGGTGTCGAGTTTGCCGGAGCGGCCGGGCGTCTGGGTGCACATGCGGATCAACGAGGACGTGGCCATTCCGAGGGAAGCCGAGTTCATTGCGCAGCAGATGACGATGGGTGACATCTTCCTGGACTTTCAGACGCGCGGGCCTTCGACGGGGAGTTTGCCGAAGGACGGTTCCGCGCGGATCGAAGGACTCATCAAGACACCGAGCCTCCTGCCGGAGGACATGCTGGAGGACGTGCGCGAGGGCATTGCGACGCTGAAGCGCCTGGAGCCGCTGAGCAAAAGCCTGGAGGAACTGGTGGCGCCGCGGACGGTGGAGGAGGTCGAATCCGGCGCGAAGCCGGGAAATCTGTCGAGTGCCGTGAAACAATTCCAGACGACCGCCAGGACGCTCCAGGACGAGTTGAAGGACCCGAAGAGCGGGTTCGGACAACTCTTGGCCGGCGCGCAGAAGAGCACGGAGGAACTCTCCAAGACGCTCACCGAGGCGCGGACGACGTTCGCCTCAATCCGCGAGACGGCCGCGGTTTACCAGAAGAGCGGCACGAAGGCGAACGAGGTGATGGAGAAAGCGAGTGCGCTGGCGGACCAACTGAAAAAGGACGCGGACGAGGCGCAGAAACTCCTGGCGAACGTCGGCGCCGTGGTGGACGGCATCCGGCAGGGCAAGGGAACGCTTGGAAAACTCGTGGCCGACGACGAGTTGCACCTGAAACTCGTCACGCTCATCGAGAACCTCGAGACCCTCACCGACAACACGAACCGCCTCGTCACGATGTGGCGCGAGCAGGGCGTCCTGGCGAAGGAAAAATGACGCCTTTCGAGCCCGCCGCGGCGGGCTCGAAAGGCGCGGCGCGAGGTTCTGCCATGCGAGAAATCCGACTCGGCCTGATCGGCGCAGGAAACATGGGCGAGGCGATCGTGCGCGGCATCCTCGGGGCCGGGGTGCTCCAGGCCGACGAAATCCTGGCGGCGGACCCGGACGCGAACCGCCGAAAACTCTTCGAGGAAGACCTGGGCGTCCGCACGTTCGTGGAAGGCGTGCCCGTGGCCGAGCAGGCGCCGGTCGTCCTCCTGGCCGTCAAACCGCAGGCGTTCGACAAGGCCCTCGTGCCGGTGGCGAGCCTCCTCGGGCCGGACACGCTGCTCATATCGATTTGCGCTGGGATATCGACGCGGCACATTGAGGCGCTGGTGCCGACGGGAACGCGCGTCGTGCGCGCGATGCCCAATACGCCGATGGTCGTCGGCCGCGGGATCACGGCGATCGCGGCCGGCTCGAAGGCGACGCCGGAGGACCTCGAGACGGCGGAGCGGCTGCTGGGCGCGGCCGCGGAAGTCCTCCGCGTGCCGGAGACGCTCATCGACGCCGTCACCGCCGTGTCGGGGTCGGGGCCGGCGTATTTCTTCTACCTCGTGGAACTCCTGGCGTCGGCGGGCGTCGAGGTCGGCCTGGCGGAGGAGGACGCGAAGCGCCTCGTGCGCGTGACGTTCGAAGGGGCGGCGAGGCTCCTGGCGGAGTCGGGCGAAGAGCCCGAAGCGCTGCGCGCGAAGGTCACAAATCCCGGCGGCACGACCGAAGCCGCCATCCGCACCTTCGACGCCCTGGGATTTCCGAAGATGGTCGCCGAGGCCGTCAAGGCCGCCCGCAACCGCGGACGGGAGTTGGGGCGCTGAGATCGCCCCAGGAAACATTGCCTCCCCGGCCGCCGCCGGATATAGTGCCCGAGGGAAGGAGGTAATCCCCATGCGACGTGAACAAGTCCTCAATGTCTTGACAGCTCATCGAGAGCGGTTGCAGGCGTTTTCCGTGAAGTCGCTGGCCGTCTTCGGCTCGGTGGCGCGCGACGAGGCGAAGGAAGGCAGCGACGTGGATGTCCTCGTGGAGTTCACACCAGACCGGCCGGTGGGCCTCCTCCACTTCATCGGCCTGAAGCAGTATCTCGAGGAGATCCTGGGCTGCGGTGTGGACTTGGCGACGCCCGGCGCCCTGC of Planctomycetota bacterium contains these proteins:
- a CDS encoding ABC transporter permease, which translates into the protein MPIGRTIANVGRYVADQVEGLGRFGVFTGQMFRWLVTDATRWRLLRPQLYQVGVRSLPVVVITGAFVGMVLAAQSYKQFEAIGRASWSGAVINVSVVKELGPVLAGVMLAGMVGGALAAELGTMKVTEQIDALRALGADPIKHLVVPRFLATFLMIPFLTVYCDFVGILGGYLVAWSYGVDTHEYWMHSADVIENFDIFSGVLKSTFFGAAIALVSCYKGFQSRQGAYGVGMAALEAFVSSFVAILVLDFFIVLLLNGVYDLVWGRVGVFL
- a CDS encoding ABC transporter ATP-binding protein, with the protein product MRSEEPVIRLMNVWKEFGDNEVFRDLGLEFRRAATTVVLGPSGVGKSVMLKLILGLLKPDRGRIYIDGTDTTDLSERDLAPIRMRFGMVFQGAALFDFLPVRENVAFALREHKRLREDEVERIVREKLAMVDLAGTENLWPEQLSGGMKKRVGLARALAMDPEVILYDEPTTGLDPVTADTINEMILKCQRELKTTSIVVTHDMASAYKVGDRLVMLHEGRVIADGTPDQMRANGDARVQRFVRGDASLSGGRGNE
- the proC gene encoding pyrroline-5-carboxylate reductase, coding for MREIRLGLIGAGNMGEAIVRGILGAGVLQADEILAADPDANRRKLFEEDLGVRTFVEGVPVAEQAPVVLLAVKPQAFDKALVPVASLLGPDTLLISICAGISTRHIEALVPTGTRVVRAMPNTPMVVGRGITAIAAGSKATPEDLETAERLLGAAAEVLRVPETLIDAVTAVSGSGPAYFFYLVELLASAGVEVGLAEEDAKRLVRVTFEGAARLLAESGEEPEALRAKVTNPGGTTEAAIRTFDALGFPKMVAEAVKAARNRGRELGR
- a CDS encoding nucleotidyltransferase family protein, with amino-acid sequence MRREQVLNVLTAHRERLQAFSVKSLAVFGSVARDEAKEGSDVDVLVEFTPDRPVGLLHFIGLKQYLEEILGCGVDLATPGALREGMRDRILREAIHAA